One window from the genome of Jeotgalibaca sp. MA1X17-3 encodes:
- a CDS encoding DUF1831 domain-containing protein, which translates to MAFENEGSLKGSEKKYRLNSEAKRYTLRDHGFTETKSGNFQLIRSLDTVVGNKQGVMLKITVTKDLSSFKMSTTTANGLKFVDVYGNKGMQALRDNLEYILEGLVSEKVLEEI; encoded by the coding sequence ATGGCATTTGAAAATGAAGGATCACTTAAAGGTTCTGAAAAAAAATATCGTTTAAACTCTGAGGCAAAACGATATACGTTACGAGATCATGGATTTACAGAAACAAAATCTGGGAATTTCCAATTAATTCGTAGTTTAGATACTGTTGTAGGAAATAAACAAGGAGTGATGTTAAAAATAACAGTCACAAAAGATTTATCCTCGTTTAAAATGTCCACTACAACAGCGAATGGCTTAAAATTTGTTGATGTATACGGGAATAAAGGGATGCAAGCTCTTCGAGATAACTTGGAATATATCTTAGAAGGATTAGTTTCAGAAAAAGTTTTGGAAGAAATTTAA
- a CDS encoding cysteine desulfurase family protein: MHIVTTSVEHHSVLHPMNYLETLGFDVTYLPVDQTGRVTAQQVEQSIRPDTILVSIIYGNNEVGAINPISEIGAALGKKDILFHTDAVQAYGNQQINVEKEGIDLLSVTAHKLNGPKGIGFLYRKHQLHLPHFIHGGSQENDHRAGTENVPYIEGFAKAVEKLMVDQERNNQHKQDLKDFFIEELKNKEVIFHINGMKDDSLPHILNLWIPHLQSDKLLIQCDLKGIMISAGSACTAGSLEPSHVLQAMFGEEDERIHESIRVSFGKQNTQEEVTILANVISDLQNKYTH; encoded by the coding sequence ATGCACATTGTTACTACATCAGTCGAACATCATTCTGTTTTACATCCGATGAACTACTTAGAAACGTTAGGGTTTGATGTAACCTACTTACCTGTTGATCAGACCGGAAGAGTGACCGCTCAACAAGTAGAGCAATCGATTCGTCCAGATACGATTTTGGTCTCTATTATCTACGGTAATAACGAAGTCGGTGCAATCAATCCCATTTCTGAAATTGGAGCAGCACTGGGGAAGAAAGATATTCTATTCCATACGGATGCAGTACAAGCCTATGGTAATCAACAAATTAATGTGGAGAAAGAGGGCATTGATTTGTTGTCGGTAACCGCCCATAAATTAAATGGTCCAAAAGGTATTGGCTTTTTATACCGGAAACATCAGCTTCATTTACCACATTTTATTCACGGAGGTAGTCAAGAAAATGATCACCGTGCAGGCACTGAAAATGTTCCCTATATAGAAGGGTTTGCTAAAGCTGTTGAAAAATTAATGGTTGATCAGGAACGAAATAATCAACATAAACAGGACTTAAAAGATTTTTTTATAGAAGAACTCAAAAATAAAGAAGTGATCTTTCATATAAATGGAATGAAAGATGATAGTTTGCCACATATTCTTAACCTTTGGATCCCACACTTACAATCAGATAAATTATTGATTCAATGTGATCTGAAGGGAATTATGATTTCTGCTGGATCCGCTTGTACAGCTGGAAGTCTAGAGCCAAGTCATGTGTTACAAGCGATGTTTGGAGAAGAGGACGAGCGAATTCACGAATCAATTCGTGTTTCTTTTGGCAAACAAAATACACAAGAAGAAGTAACTATTTTGGCGAACGTGATTTCTGACTTACAAAACAAATATACCCATTGA
- a CDS encoding formate/nitrite transporter family protein produces the protein MELDNQGLMAMLDKNAKKKAHLFEHSIPKYMVRCFFAGMFLTIGTSIAVMVGEQGNHIHPDLGKFFFAFMFSWSLVMIIYMDTELGTSNMMYLTSAVHRKILKPMGAVKILVTCIILNLLGGIVFSFLISKTNIFQNLPADHFLFTAVSGKLAKTNVQILSEGIFANVIVNTAVIASARMKDDAGKLFAVVFIIFIFAFLGFEHVIANFASFTMAFFVNGGPVSNMSIATVLNNWGFALVGNYIGGGLLIGFVYSWLNRGETVYYD, from the coding sequence TTGGAACTGGACAATCAAGGGCTTATGGCTATGCTAGATAAAAATGCAAAAAAGAAAGCCCATCTTTTTGAACATTCTATTCCCAAATATATGGTTCGATGTTTTTTTGCTGGTATGTTTTTAACGATTGGAACTTCTATTGCAGTAATGGTTGGAGAACAAGGAAATCATATTCACCCAGATTTAGGTAAGTTTTTCTTTGCTTTTATGTTTAGCTGGTCTTTAGTTATGATCATCTATATGGATACAGAACTTGGTACAAGTAATATGATGTATCTAACTTCTGCAGTTCATCGGAAAATATTAAAACCAATGGGTGCTGTGAAAATTTTAGTTACTTGTATTATTCTTAATTTATTGGGTGGTATTGTCTTCTCATTCTTAATTTCTAAAACAAATATTTTCCAAAATCTTCCAGCAGATCATTTTCTTTTTACAGCGGTATCTGGAAAGTTAGCAAAAACAAACGTGCAAATTTTATCTGAAGGTATTTTTGCGAATGTTATTGTTAATACTGCAGTCATCGCTTCTGCTCGTATGAAGGATGACGCAGGTAAACTATTTGCAGTTGTCTTTATTATTTTTATCTTTGCCTTTTTAGGTTTTGAACACGTGATTGCCAACTTTGCATCATTTACGATGGCATTCTTTGTGAATGGTGGACCTGTTTCTAATATGAGTATAGCCACTGTACTAAATAACTGGGGATTTGCTCTAGTTGGTAATTACATTGGTGGAGGATTGTTAATCGGTTTCGTATATTCATGGTTAAATCGAGGAGAAACCGTTTATTACGATTAA
- a CDS encoding aminotransferase class V-fold PLP-dependent enzyme, translating into MIYLDNAATTPIDDDVVHTIYKSLKEHFGNPSSTYQVGRDAKKIVEEARVAFASSIHADPRDIIITSGGSESNNTAIIATALALQKKECTLLLHQSNIILFYIR; encoded by the coding sequence ATGATTTATTTAGATAACGCTGCAACTACACCAATAGATGACGATGTTGTCCACACAATTTACAAATCTTTAAAGGAGCATTTTGGTAATCCGTCCAGTACGTATCAAGTGGGCCGTGATGCAAAGAAAATTGTGGAAGAGGCAAGAGTTGCGTTTGCTTCTTCAATTCATGCTGATCCAAGAGATATTATTATTACCAGTGGTGGTTCTGAATCTAATAATACTGCAATTATCGCAACCGCTCTTGCTCTTCAAAAAAAGGAATGCACATTGTTACTACATCAGTCGAACATCATTCTGTTTTACATCCGATGA